DNA sequence from the Harpia harpyja isolate bHarHar1 chromosome 2, bHarHar1 primary haplotype, whole genome shotgun sequence genome:
ATTCTTGCACCTCAAGCCAAGAAACCTTTGCGTTCTAGACTTTTTCCTGGTTCTAATATGTGCTATCTGACGGTGCAGATGTGCTATATCTTGCATGCCACTTGTGTAAAATTTGATGGCTGAAATCACACAGTATAGGGGCCTCCTTTGAGTCAGCATCTTCGTAGATGTTGTATGAAAGTTGTTACTGGGCTTTTGTGTTACCCCGCTCGAAGTGGGGAACAAACGAAAAACCCAGAACTGATTAAAAGACAATAATGAGTTACAGATATTGTCCACTGCTAATGGGAGGCAGAGCCATGCTCAGTAACAATAAAATGCTCTTAAACTGAACTGGgctgttttcctttccactgGAAGGTGCGgggtggaggggtttttttgtcaaaatgAGATCTGCTGAGCTGATGGTCTATGCTTGTGTATCCATGAGAGTCCAAAGTGTTTTTGAGAGGGCAACTATAAATGACTGAATCCTTTTCAGTTACATTAGAttattttcctccccccccccttcttctagGTTGATTTATATCAGTTACAAGTAAACACACTTCGAAGGTACAAAAGACACTTCAAGCTACAGACCAGACCGGGACTTAACAAAGCACAGCTCGTTGAAGTACGTATGAGTGTTTGTTCCATAATAGAAAATGCAACTTGCTTTGGCATGTGGTTTTCTGTGCAATGTGATCCTTGCATAAAGAGCATATGTAATCTGGATTTTATGAGAACAAAAGGGAACTGCTTATCTAGCTTCCTTCATTGGCCACAGCTCCTGAGCCAAGTAAATCAAAAGTAAAAGTCCTTTCCAGAGGAGGGACTCAACTTCCGAAAGGAGTGTGCGCTGCTTAAAGACACAAAGTGTTGGGTTGGAACAGTAAGATGATTTGCGTGTCCCTGAATGTCGTAGAATCATGGATTTGTAGTCTGTGCGTCAGTCACACCTTCATTCAAAGTGTCCAGCTGAAAAGAACTAGAAACTGAGAGGCGGCAGTGAAGTTCCAGCAAGGTTCAgactttgctttaaaaagctaGGTACTGCAAACATACGTGTTTCTCCATATGTAAACTATGGAAACCTGAAAAACAGGCTTCTATTGATGATTAATTCTGTTAATTAAAACCACTGGCATCTGCCATCAGAAAAATGCAACTTTAtgaaattagggtttttttcttaccaatATTTCTAAAAGTACAGCTCTATGTAAGCATCTTTGCTGCATGtgactgtaattttaaaagaatacttCCGTGCTGCAAAGATGCAGTTACAGCATGCTGATGGAAATACGTGGGAGAACCAGTGATCTTCTCTTAACAGGGAGGTATAGCTACTGTTTTTTCACTTCTGTGCAGCGATACGCCCAGTTTTACTTTGGTGTGACATTTTGTTGGTCTCTCCCTTAATCTGTGTGGATTAAAGGCAAGGTTCTTAAAAAGGCTGAGCTGCAAAAGAATAGTGCTGCTGCCACTATGATTAAGAACGTAAAATGAGtcttatgttttttttctatgtgaGCTGAGGTAGAGCTAGCTCTTGAATTAGCAGGACTGTGATTTGAAAAAGCACAACTAGTTTTTGTTCTGCAAAACTAGCATTTCTAAGGGTCTGCTTTAGGTGCATCTCATGAGGTATTTGCACTAGCTTATGCTTCTTACGCTGTTTGGTGTGAATAGGCAAGGCTTCTGCCGCATGCTTTGTTTGACCTGCAGGTATTTGTGAGCCAGAGCTGCAGAACTTCCTTAGTTTACAGTGCATGTGATTCCTTGTAACCTGTCCTAATGTACAATAGACACTCCTCTAGCTGTTGCTTAGAAGTGCGCTTTAAAGGACTCTCAAACTGTTTCTCTGTGAATTTTTTGAGGGTGGGGTTTGGAAAGCTTTCTAACTTGCTAATTATGCTAAACATTTATACTTAAACCCTGTAGTAGTTAAGTGAGCAGtcccatttttttctgacttccaCTTGGTAATTCTAGTCTACCAAAGTATTCTGCAAAAAGCCTGAGAATAGGCTTGAGCAGGTATAATATTTTGAGTGCTTTCTTTTAAAGTTGGTGTTCATTTTGATGAAGGAAAAGATCTCTGACTTGAGAACTGTTTAGAGATTGTCATATTTTAGTACTTACAGATGGTGAATTTCCATCGATAGCTCTGTTTCAAAGAGCTGAATGTTCAACTGTAATCCTGAAGATTCTTGTATTGTCGTAGATGTTTCTATAGTTGACTTGATACAGATACAcatattcccccccccaaacctgagTAATGAGCAGTAGTCTTTCATTGCTGTGCTGTTGCTCTGTTGATACTCTATAGTCATTACTTGCTTTATAGTCAAGCTTTGACCATATAGGTGTAATACTACTCCTATGCTTGTTTTGagaaccccccccgccccaaaaatTTTCCTAGGCTTTTTACTTAGGAAATGAGGGTACAACCTGCTATACTTGGTTCATAGTTCTCAATAAAATGGTTCTTGTTCTACCTTTTTTATGACTGTTAGACTTTTGAAGAGGTaggttttagtttcttttttaagcttcttGATCAAGCTTTTAAACTTTGTTTAATGTAGTCAATTTAAATCTGAATCTTCAGTTTCTGCATATGAGTGgttatttaatttccttgcaTTCTTCCTTTATAGATAATTGGCTGCCATTTTAGGACAATTCCAGTGAATGAAAAGGACACCTTAACATATTTCATCTACTCTGTGAAGAATGACAAGAACAAACCAGATCTAAAGATGGATAGTGGGGTTCATTAGACAGAAAAAGTTGGGACTGAGACTCAGGCTGCAAATCAAAAGACTGAGGGTTTTTGTTGATATGCAAAAGCtttctttgtaactttttttttcccagagagtTTGTCTCTTATTTTTCATAATCTTGCTGATTTGTTTGAAAAAACATCTCTTATGAAACAAATTTCCTCggcaaaagtattttaaataaatatcacTGATATTGTTGCTCAAGTGGGTGTGTCTAACTTATTTAGTGAGTTACTTGTACCTAATAGTTAAGCTTTGACAAATTAtgtgatattaaaatatttttcaattaaactGTGCCAAGGATATATTTATGAATGTACTTCAAGTTCTCATGATgcaatgcctttaaaaaaaaaaaagctgtaacagaCTTGGCAATAGGTTCTTTTTCCTAAGGTAAAAGGCTTTAAATGACAGTTCCAGTTGTTAGCTGGGCAAAAATGGctgaataacattttctttttttcccctttggaaacAAGGATTGATGGGGGCTTTGATTTGTTTATTCATCTTGTCATTGCTGGGATATGTGCTTCCAAGCACTGAGGCCTTCCTGCTCttatattaaaatggaaaaaaatgcagctctcAAATTTCAAAGCTTTAAGTATGGATGAAAAGACTGCTGCAGCTTACTGTGCCGAGGAATCCTTCCACTCGGTAAGAAATCCTTTAGCTGCTGACTTTTTCATTCATCTGCGTAGACTGTGGCTAAGAACTTAATTGGAGAATGGAAGACAGAGTCTGTGCTGGGTCAATATGGTATCTTCTAATAGGcatactatttctttttcattgcatGCATTAGCTCaggcctgtttaaaaaaaaaacaacaacaaaaaaaacaaaacaaaaaaaccccaaaccaaaccaaaacaaaaaccacaaaccaaacctTGTAATAACACAGGAGAAGAATATCCAGCaatacttttgcttttaattgaaTAGCTTAGTAAAGAAAATGGTATTATGAATGACTTCTTGTATTGTCGTTTAACTATTCTGCCGGTCTAAATGTGTGGTGtatgaaatattatttctgcTTTAAGCTGTGCTTGTAGGTTGAAGAAAAGGTGGAGGGAAAAGAGTTCTCATCTTGAAGCAGAGGAGGACATAGCTTCAGCTTGTTCAGTTAGCATTTGTTGCAACTCATAACCTTATCAgatgtttaaaagctttttcttaattgggaaaaatgagaaagcagTATGTCTCTGGTCTGATCTGCTCAATATTAATCTTGTGACTTTTTTGAAAACTACTACTTTGCTGGCATCACTGCAACTAAGATACTCCACTTTGCTTTTTTGACTTGCGACACTTGCACAGAGCTGAATGATGATAAACCCTAACCTCGAACTGGCTGCCTTCCCAGTAGCTCTCAGTGGCCTGATTTCTTTCACTTGCAGTGTCTTATGTATTTCCACAATAAAGTTCTGCAGTGTTGGCCTAAGTTCAAGACAGTTAGTGATATCTAGCTAGTGGCAGCTAAAATTGGTATTCTTTGAAGAGGTGTTTTAGTGCCCATTTCACTACAGTGACTATAAAGTTGTTTGCTAAATGTCCTTTGCACAAATTCAGCTGGTCATCTTCAAAGTAGTAGTTGGAGAAACAGCCAGGGAACCTGGCTGTGGATAGGACATCAGAAAGATAAACGCTTTTTCTCTGAGTGTGTGTTGGGGGTGAATGTTCTCACCTAGGCCTGGCAGGACCTGTAGAAGAAGctttgggagggaaggagggtggggagagaaacaaaagcaagtttCTCTGGGAAATCAGTCTTAAAGTAGTAGCCCAAGTATCCTGCTGCATGTGGAAAGTGGCAAAATTTTTCTCCAGTGGATTATGGATTTCCCTTAGCCAGGAGCGGTGGAAGGAAAGTAACTGAAAACCACCTACTAACTTTACTACCTAGATTTGCATCTGCCTTAAATTTTTTTGCTACTGCTGCTTTGGAAAGCTGCGAATGCCAGGCGTATGCAACATGATTCATGTAGAAACTAGATGGCACAACCAACAGAAGTTATGTGCCTGTATTACTGCTAGAAGCTTATAGAGGGCTTTGCACAAGAGCAGATACCATATGTTTTCTTAGCAGAGCACTGACTTTGGATATTTTGACTGTGGTTTGCCagatttatggggtttttttttttacccttaaTTGATGATTTGGTAGGAAGCCCAAATGACTCAGGAATAATTACACAAACGAGGCTTAAAAAGCCTGGTGACACAAACTGTTTGTTTAACAGTCAGTAGCCTAAAAATTACTTGGCAAAAATAGTACACACAGATTTACTTGAAACATTTATTATTAGCTATGTATAATCACCCTCCTCCCCCACTATCCAACCTTCATCTActaacagaggaagaaaaacagtcaTCATGATATTTCATACTGCGTGTGAAATAAGTCTGGTAAACTGCTGGTGGCAGTTTTTGTGGTGTAATGCTGTAAGATTATTAGATGAACAGTACACTTTTTGAGTAGAAAAGACTAAATAGTTACTTCAGTACTACATACCTTCCATGTGACTGACTTGATAGCTAAAGAGTTTTTATATGTAAGGCAATAAGCCAGGCTTGCTGCCTGTAAGCCTGGCTCATTCAGGTGGCTTTCCTTAAACTCACAAAGGGACATAaatttttggctgtttttttcttgtattgcaATTGGTATTGGCAGGTGTTGAGAGGTGACTGTGTATCTACAGCCTAGATCGTGATACCTCTTAAACATTAAGATGATTACTTCCAATATTTTGAGATACCGATTTGTCTTCACTTCCCTAGCTATTTCCTTACAGGGctagtcttaaaaataaaaagccagcaTTTTAACTTAATTCTGGGGTACTGTATTTCAAACAAggcttgattaaaaaaagctgctgaagtgtggatttttttgttgccttAACAGACATTGCATCAGTCCCATCCTCTTTAGATATCTTTCtgaatgtatatatgtacacacgcACTATTGTAActgttacagtatttttaatgttcAATGTTAAGATTAAAAAGTTTCAGGTTTTACGGATCGCATAGTTAATGCAGGTGACCATAATTAAGACATAATTAAGACCGAAGTGTGCTTTAGTCCTATTAATGTGAGTTTTGactcttccccccgccccccagtggaattttcaaatacaaatggTGAAAGTTTGCCTTTtgtatgtgcatgtattttaAGATGCCTAAATAGAACGTGGGAGCCTGTCTGCAGAAGTGCCAGGGACTGAGTAGCTTCAGCTTAAACCAACATTGTGTGATGGCAAAAAAGCAATAGGAAGCCGCACTGCCATAGGTTGCAATGAGAGTCACGTTCCTAATGATGTGAAGGCTTAGGCTTGAAGTTTCTTCATCCAAACTAGTTGAAAATGTTGTGCTGAGTAACAAGAGTTAGGCTTTTTGCTGGGGGCTGCATATTAGGTTGCATTAAGAGCTTGTACAGTCTTTTACACCATTATGGAAAATAAGTCAGCTACCAAATCAGAAACGAGAACTTCTTACGTATTTGAGATTCCAAAAAGGTATAGAAAGGTAATTTTTCCACAGTGTAAAAAGAGGCACTGTCTTGTGGTTAGAAAGGAAGGgtgtttttggtggtggtggttttgtttttccccttgcAAGTATTGTTATGTGATGGTAGAATGACGTCTGTTGCTTTACCGGCAGACTTGATGTTCATCACTGACTGTTGCAGGGGATCACAAAAGATATCTTTGGTCCAAAGAAAATATCCCTGAAAGATATTATCAGATATGTAAATAAGTAGATTGGTTTATCAGAGCTTTAACATGATATGCATTTCcagttgtggatttttttagctTATGGTGGGATATATGTGGGATTACTGTGTTGGTGGGATGCCGTTCCAGCAATGCAAATGCAACTGCAGGTCTGGATGAAGGTACTGCATTTCTACCTGTACTGGCCTGGTTTGGAAGTGATGGCAAAACTTTCATTGACCAGAGTGCCAGGACTCCACACTGGTATTTTAGCTTTGAGAAAGTAAAGTTACCAAATACgtaatattataaaaataaagaacttTGGCATGTACACTCATACTATTTAGTGCAATTTGTCCCAAGAGCAGACTTGCAAAGTAAGTCTTCTGTACCTCAGGATGGTTGAAGGAAGACCTCCTTAGGTATTTGTATCAAAGTAAGAGGCTTTATTAGGCTGCTCAAAGCTCAGAGGTTAAAGCTAGAAACCTGAAGTGTGCTTCAGGGTGAGGATGCCATATCCGGTTTTAGGGAAAGTGAAAGATGAAATACTTAAACCCTGCTCTCAGTTTGAATGTGAGGTCTCTAGCTTTAGAATTCATTCCCACTTGGTTCAAGTCTACTCCCCCATGGGAATGCTGAAAAGTTGCCTTTTATTGGATTTTAGGGGACTTGAGAAACTTGGGTGGTAAGAGGAGCACATATAAAAAGTCATTTTTGCTTGCCTATGTAATGCCATCACATTTAATGTCCCTGTGAAGTATTAGTAAGTTTTGAAGTGTTGATGTTTTTAATCtaaatttcctgaagaaaagatGTTGCTGGAAAGCTGAATGAAATAATACCTCTTgatacattttattatttcaaaccGGTATGGGCTGGCGGTGTTGTTTAACTCAATATTAATTTTGTTGGCATGTACATTCTTTCTGTAGTACAACAACAGAAGAACCCACGTTCAGTGAGAACTTTGCTGTTCAGCTATGTCAGCAGTGCCAGTGAGCCAGAGGAGTGTTGATGTTCTTGGGCTAAATCTTTTCCCTCCCTTGCAGGCATTTGTGAACCTCTGTTCCCCCCTGTTTGCCTTCCTACTTTGAACAGCTGTCATTACAGAATAAGTTATTCAACTGACGTATGTACATGCGCCTTAGAATAGCAATACAGTTCTTTGCCGTGGAACAGAAATcgaattgggtttttttatggtcctgaaaacattttcattgcgAAGTGCTGTGAATAAAGATTTGATGTAGTTCTCATACTTAGTTTAGATCAAACAGAAGAGTGAAAAGTTGGGTGATTTAAATGCTAAAGTCCCCTATAATAGAACATGCAGGTTTATAAAATACGCTAAGCAAGTCCTAGGTGAgcccctgaaaaacaaaacctgaaaactgGCAGTGTATCAGATAATTGGCTATCTCTTGATATAATTTGAAACCATCTGAAGTGAGGCATTTCTTTAAAATGGTAGCTTATTCCACCAGTGGAACTGTAAAATGATGAAAATACAATGGGCAGTCATACGGAACTGTACAAGTTTATATGAAATGAGTGTGGTCTTACTTTGGGCAGCAGAGCAATTCATTCAAGTTGCAGTAACAGATCACCTCAcagcccttcccttcccaaaagtgATCTTGCAGACTGTCATCGATCTGTCGAAGGTTCTCCATGCCTTCGGGGATGTTGTGACAGTTGTGGTCTTTGAGGGCCCTCTTGTAACAAGAGGGCCGCCGGGAAGGCACCGCGGAGGTACCCAGGAGGGTGCTCAGCAGAAGCAGCGCCGAGACCATCTTCATTTTTGCGAAGCTTCCTGCAGCAGGGTGCTAAAGAGAAATGAGGTACGTGACACAGGTATAGCTGTTGAACAGATCTCTTTCTCCAATTTGCTTTCTGGCTTgcgtttttcttttctttcctgtgaacTTTGGGAGGTTTGAGCCTGAGTGTTGGAGAGTGTTTTCTCCTAGGAGATAAATAATATTGCAGCAGAATTGATATTCATTACTTTCTGTACAACCTTGGGAATCCTTTCCTCGGGAATTGAGGCTTCTGTTCCAGGcaattttgttgtttctttggcCTCTCACCTTGAGAAAATTGCTTTGAGCTGGCCGTGTTCTCTCGgtggtgtgagtgtgtgtatCGATTGCTACCAAACCAGGGGAAAATGTCCGGGTGGGTTTCCTTGCCTTCCTGGTCATTTTGCCTGTTGAAACAAGAGTCACTCACATAAAATTAATAGTATCTTTCCCCATCAAAGTTGTGGAAAAACTGTCTGCTGATTGAATCCTCTGTCATCGACTGCTTGAGAAAATGAAGCGTTAAACAGCAAAGGAGGCTGAAGCTCTTTGCAGTGCTGCCAAGTGCCACTGTCCTGGACTGCAGGCTCTGGTATGATATAGCATTActgagaattttctcttttttttctctttttttggtacTGCAAACTGCTTAGTTGAGTCTTGCTACAGGAGGTCATTATGGTTTAATGGGCTTTTAAAAAGGCGGGATAAATTACCCCTTGTAACACTTGCCTGTTGGTGACGAGGCTTTCCATCGTCTGCATGAGCTTGTTTAATGCTAGCTGTgctcttctgtgctgctttgcacAGAGGCTGACCATGCCCAACACTGTGGATGAGACCCTTGAACTTGCATTGGCTTTTAAATTAGCATTTTGAACAGTGCTTCAACGTAGACTTTATTGGTATTAGGAGAGAGAGTGGGGTTTTTACCTTTCCTCATGCTTGAATGAAAGGGGTCTGATACCTTACTGGATTTAAATAGGACTTCTGCTCTGAAAGCTAACCTAAAGCAATGGCCAGCTCTGTCCGGCGAGCTCTCCCTGAGTGCTCCTCACTGTAGTTGCGTTAGCCTCAAGGAGGACTTTGCTGCCCTTCATACTGTTGGCGCTTCAGAGTCCATCCCCTGACACTATGATGTTATGGGCTGGCTGTGGTCTTTCTTGCAGGGCTGCAGAATAGAGTGCTCTAGACTAACCCCAAAATAACTAGGCATAAGGCAATGTCTGATCAAAGACTATCAAAGGTCAAGTTAAGATGGCAGAGCTATTATCTAGATAAGGGGGGGGAAGGCATGCCAGCTATAGAAGTCAGTTAATAGTCCCGCTTAGGTTACTTTGTAAAACTCTTGAGATCAcccttgaaaaacaaacaataagCTATTAAATGTATAAATTTACATGTAGTAATTTTTCTGGGGAGTTATATCACTACCATAGCTAGCTATCTTGCTGATCTTCCGTTTCTTCAGCCAATGAATGACACGCCAGAGACTACAAGAAAATCTGGGAATTTGGATTCATACTAGGGATAAAATACTACACCTCGATGCTCTTCAATTGTATTTTTGCATAAGATTTTTGCAAACTTGTTTTTTGAAGACCAGTAGCCAAATAAAGTGTTAAAAAGTGGCCAATATATTAAAGAACACGACTGAAGTGAAAATAAGCTCTTGagtattttttaacttctgttgcaGAAGCAAAATTCATTGAATGATTCCTTTTAGTTTCCATGAACTTGTATGTGAACTTTTGAGTAGGAGACTCCTATAAACTACTAGTAATGGAGCCTTGGGGATCTATTTTTTAATTACCTTAGAGTGCAGTATTGAATAACATACTGTCTTTATTAGTTTTAGACCTCAAAACTACTTCTCAAATAAAGTAAACATTGTTCTAACTTTGCCTGATGTTGTTTTTTAGACTTGAGTAAAGAATCTGTATTATTATaataatggttttattttgtaggAGTATAAACACTGCAGTTATGAGGGTCCTGCTCAGAGAAGTCTTAATGCTTAAACAGAACAAGTTTGTTTATACTATACCTTGATAAATGCCAATGTCAAGGAGTACAGTTTAACATTCTTCTG
Encoded proteins:
- the SCRG1 gene encoding scrapie-responsive protein 1 isoform X1, with translation MTRKARKPTRTFSPGLVAIDTHTHTTERTRPAQSNFLKHPAAGSFAKMKMVSALLLLSTLLGTSAVPSRRPSCYKRALKDHNCHNIPEGMENLRQIDDSLQDHFWEGKGCEVICYCNLNELLCCPKDIFFGPKISFVIPCNSQ
- the SCRG1 gene encoding scrapie-responsive protein 1 isoform X2, producing the protein MKMVSALLLLSTLLGTSAVPSRRPSCYKRALKDHNCHNIPEGMENLRQIDDSLQDHFWEGKGCEVICYCNLNELLCCPKDIFFGPKISFVIPCNSQ